GACTCTGTAGCATTTTGGGTTAATAGCCCTTGGGAAAtgtattttggggaaaatatttgcatgttCCCTTAAAAATAGCTCCCTGGAGACAACAGATGCCAGCCTGCTGCTCATGAGGGAGGCTGTTCCCCTGGCTCCTGTTGTGGTTTCTTGATGATGCTTTTCCTTTGCAGTATGAGCAGAAACATTCAAAATAGAAACACAGTGGTGTGATAAATGGAACAAACCTATAAGAGTCTGTGATGCTTTGTCATCTCTCTGTGGGATAAGTAAACTGTGCCGTTTACAGCAGTCTGAGTGTGCAGCCCTGCTTGTCTCAGTGCTTGGTTCAGCTGTGGGccctctctctgcagctctgtaGCTGCCCCTCACTGCTGGGGGACACTCAGCCTTGTCCccctggctgggcagtgccaccctggcTGTTGTGGTCAGTCCCAGGGGACGTGGCTGCCACTGCTGTGTGACTCACACCTTCCCACCCATTTCCCAGCTTTCAGTCTGTAACATCCCACTGGGGGGAAGAAGGCTCCTTAGGATCCCATTAGCTGTTCCCAGTCCCTGGCACAGTCACGTTCCTGtacctgccaggcacagcctgtgccccgaggctgtgtggggctgagcagggctgggcagatgaggcaggactggggagctggtgctgctgcccagagaggagccCTGGAGAGGCTGCTCATCGACACAGACCCATTGCTTCTCTTCCCAGCTGGCTCAGGGAGGCAGATTCCCcatcccttctttccttcccccaaGGGTACGTCAATACTGTCAGTCTGTGCCATCACAGACAGCCCAGCAATAAGTCATGGTGGGTGTAGAGCTGTATCTGTCCTTTGTGGCACAACAGGACTGTCTTCTTCAACCCTGAGGAGCACACAGTGGCTTGAAGCCAAGGGGAAGATGGCTCAAAAGGCCTCCCAGACAGGCTGGGgaccagctgctccaggcctAGGAGTGATTTCTGTGTATGGGAACTCAATACCTTGCTGTGTGTGGTTTCTGTaaccttctcactctctttGTTAGACGAGTTCAGAGTCTCTGTTGGATCCTCAGCAAATCCAGGCTTTTGACCAGCTCTGCCGACTGAACCGCGGAACCTCCCGGGTACGTACCCGCCGTTTTCCCCGGGTTTAGGCTGGTGCCAGGCACTGTGCACATGGCCAAGCCAGACATCAGTGCTGGCAGTGAGGGCTCTGGCTTTTCTCTTGGGTCTGGGCTAGTGCTGGCACTTGGCTGTGCACAGAGCTGGCTGTGGCACATCCTGAGGCAGCCACGCTGGGGAATTCGTGGGCAGGGAAACCATGGGAATGCCactggctgtggggctgggcctgACAGTGTCCGTGGGGTGAGGCTTCTCAGATCCTTTTTAGGTTTCTAACTAACCTCCCCTCCAGACACTGTGATTCCCACGGTCACTTGGAatgctccctgctcctggcctCATGTTGTCCCGGGGACAGCACAACTTCCTCTGTCCCTGACATTTCCCTTGTGCCTCCTGCCTGTTTTGGCTGTAGTTGTTGCCACTTTCAGCTCTTCCTGGGCTTGATTTTCAATTATGTGACTTTAAATCAACCTAAAGACCCCTGAGGAGTTGTTCAGTTCAGGGCTGGTGTCTCACAGGTTGCTCTGTAGGGCCCTTCCATAGTCCCCATGCCCTCTGCTTTACATAGTTAAGATTCCCCTGgttgctgcagggacagagtgatgcccagccctgtgtccctgtgtgggcATTCCGGGGTGCAGGAACAGGGtgaccccagccctgtgtccctgtgtgggcATTCCGGGGTGCAGGAACAGGGtgaccccagccctgtgtccctgtgtccctgtgtgggcGTTCCAGGGTGCAGGAACAGGGTGACCCCAgccctctgtccctgtgtccctgtgtgggcATTCCGGGGTGCAGGAACAGGGtgaccccagccctgtgtccctgtgtcgGCGTTCCAGGGTGCAGGAGGGTGACCCCAGCCCTCtgtctctgtgtccctgtgtgggcATTCTGGGGTGCAGGAACAGGGtgaccccagccctgtgtccctgtgctccctgtgtgGGCGTTCCAGGGTGCAGGAGGGtgaccccagccctgtgtccctgtgctccctgtgtgGGCATTCCGGGGTGCAGGAACAGGGTGACCCCAGCCCTCtgtctctgtgtccctgtgtgggtgttcCAGGGTGCAGGAACAGGGTGACCCCAgccctctgtccctgtgtccctgtgtgggcGTTCCAGGGTGCAGGAGGGTGACCCCAgccctctgtccctgtgtccctgtgtgggcATTCCGGGATGCAGGAACAGGGtgaccccagccctgtgtccctgtgtgggcGTTCCGGGGTGCAGGAGGGTGACTCCATGGCCTTTCCCTGCAGTTGGCTCTGCTGACGGAACTGGCGCGCGGCGGTGACAGGCACGGGCTGCTCAGCAGTTCCCACGGGGACAGCAGTGCCTCCAGCAGCGTCTTCCAGAACGAGACCTTCCAGCTGCACCTGACGCCCCCTCCGCTGGCCGAGGACTAGCGCTCCTGCCTTgctgtgctcagctcctgctccgGGAATCCTTTCCATGGCTCCACGGGACTTTCTGCCCCATCACCTTTTCCGGGACCTTCTGGGCTGATCCTGCTGGGTTGTAGCTGGGGgatctccctgctctgctgctgcctctccctcggccgaggggcacagctgggctggaacTGCGGGGCAGGCCTGGTGTGCCACGGCACGGCTGGGGCTCAGCGGGAGCTCTGCCAGAGAACCGAGGGAGGAGCCTGTGCTGTGTCCAGGGCCCggcctggtgctgtgctgggccatAGCTGAGCTCTGTGTCTGACAGCAGCTGTTTTGGCAAGGTCTGGCCCctgtgtgagggcacagaaCAGGCAGTGAGCAAACTGACCTGTGCATGGGGTGTCCCACCTACCGACCCATTAAAAAGGCCCTTGGGTGAAGGTCTCTGCGTGACTTCTGCACATGGGGATGGGTGGGAGGACTGCTAGTGAGAGAGATGCATCTTATCCTCTCTCACCTCACTGTACCTGATGTTGAGGGGGGGTGTGTGTAACAAGGTGCCTCTGGCCCTTGGGGGCTGCAAGGGGCAGGTGTGATGGGTGCTGATGGTCACCGAGGTTTGTCACTCTGAGCTCAGCCAGTTGTTCTGTAACACTGAACTGGGCCgtgtcccttcccagcagcacctTTAGcactctgctgtcactgctgcagcCGAGTGTTGGGGGGTTTCTGAGCTGTCACTGCTGGCCTGTCGTTCACACTCCTCTTCCCCCTGCTCACTTTGTCACTGGCACTTGGGTGTTTGGGGTACCACATGCTCAGGGTCCCAGCTGCTCCGggagcacagcactgggtgGGTGTTGTCCCTGCACACAGAACTCTGCTGGCTGATCCATGCAGAGCTCACGTGGAATGGCAGGAATATGGGAAGAGGGAAGCACCAGGTGgtgtgcagagctcagctggcCAGGAGCAGTGCCCCTTGTGTTCACCTCCTTCCCATGAACCTTGAGAACTGCATGCTGGTGCCCACACTGGTGTTCCCAACCTGCAGCCAGCCTGGGCACAGGTGAGTCAGGGAGCCACAGCAGCTGAGTCCAGGCCAGACATCAGCTGGGGTGGCTCTTGTCCCCTctgtccttttccctggctggggcagctccttccAGGTGAGTCAGGGCAGGGCCCTGGGGTAGCCCACCAGCCCCAGTACTTACCAGGTGTGCTGCACCTGGTTATTGCCTtcctctgcctggctctgggtGTGTGTCAGGTGCCCCCACTGAAGCCACGAGCGACCCTTCCTGTGCTGGCAATGTGGAATGTTTTGTTCCCGTGTGGAAAGCTGTGGGGTAGTCAGGACAAGCAGGAGGCTGGTtgttcagtattttatttgaGATACACACACCTCTCCCGGGCAGGGTggagcagccagcccagggcatgggccTGGCCCCACCACTGTTTGtgcaaaggaagggaagagcttcccagctggggctgtgacGGAGCACAGGGAGGACCTGCTGCCCCAacaccccctgcagcagcacttcccaACTGGGGCTGTGATGAGCacagggagaagctgctgccccaacaccccctgcagcagcacttcccaACTGGGGCTGTGATGAGCacagggagaagctgctgccccaacaccccctgcagcagcacttcccaACTGGGGCTGTGACGGAGCACAGGGAGGACCTGCTGCCCCAacaccccctgcagcagcacttcccaACTGGGGCTGTGATGAGCacagggagaagctgctgccccaacaccccctgcagcagcacttcccaACTGGGGCTGTGATGAGCacagggagaagctgctgccccaacaccccctgcagcagcacttcccaACTGGGGCTGTGATGAGCacagggagaagctgctgccccaacaccccctgcagcagccctggcccACCCCAGGCACCCCCGCTGGCGTTTTCCAGGAACaacaggaggaagaggcagcTTATTGTGCTTAAGACATCTGAACAAATCCTGGGTAGGAGACACTCACAACTTGTGAATATTGCTAATTACTTACAGTTAAGAAAGGGTGGATCCTGGCAGGGCCCACAGGACCTGGCACTGAGCCTCAGCCATCGCCACCCGGAGGCTCAGGGTGCCCACGGTGGGGCCGTGGCTCCTGCTTGCCCGCAAACAAGGTGAGCTCGTGCCAGGGCAGGGCGTCCTGCTGGCCCACTCTGTGCTTGGTGCCCACAGCGAGAGCCAGCAAGGAGCTCCCTGCCTTTGGGAAAGACCCCACCAGCCCCTGGGGTgggggctgctgccagcccacGCTTTCCCCCGGGGAAGGAGAAGCCACTCCAGGGGaaggaagagcctttccctttctgtgaggaaagctCAAGCATGAGAGTGAGCTTGTCCAGCTCTCCACTCAGATTACAATTGAAAGGTTAAATATGAATAAATGCTGTAGGTTTATACATGTTTCCTTCTACCTATGGAATGTGTCTGAATGGTCCAAAGACACCCAAACATTGTTAGAAACCTTTGTTAGCCAAGAAAGACAACTCtgcccttaaaaaaaaaataaatcttatttaGTTTCACTACGGCTTTTGTTTAAATGCCCTCAGAAAACCAGTGTTTTCAGGTGCCATGTGAGAATATGTCTGTTCATGCAATGGCCCGAGTTCCTCGTTTCACAAGCATTGCACTTTTTTATGTAAGTCATCAAAACTATAAAAcctattatttttgtttgaaagtgTTAGTCTAAAAAGTACAGCATTACTTTATATCCACCCATGGAAACTCCTAGACACGtatgtgcacagacacacactgctGCCTAAACATCTTCTAAAGATACTGATTACAAAGTGTATAAAATTGGGAATACATTGTCAGGATACAGTGAGAAATGAGCCATCCTCTACCACGGACTATAATCTAGGATCAATCACTAACTGTACACCTTTATACAGCCTTAGATTCATCAGGGACTTCTGAAACACAACCAGAACTCCACCAAGGACAGCAGTAATGCTGCAGGAATGCAGGTGTTACTGgccccagctcagctgagccCACAGAAATCTCAGAGTGACACTTGTTTCCTTCAAGCAGGGCTGAAACAAACCTCCTGTGAGGCAGCTTGTGCTACCAGCTGTGAGGAGTCCCTGCTCCAACCCTGCTCCTGCACCAGGAGTGAAGGAGCAGGAGCCAAAGCCTCCTCTCTGCTGGAACGACCTTGGGCTGTATTTTAGCGAGCACATACTCATGGGCACCTCCACACTGTCCCCAAGCTCTGCCAACACAGTGGTGTGGCTGAAAAGATCCTGGTGGTTTGAACTTTGTTATTCTTCAGGCAAAGGCAGGCCCTGAGGCCATTTGGTCCTGAGTGTCTGGCACCAAACAGCccgggaggagcagcaggaagagccGAGGgcctgctgtgtgtgctcagaggTAGTCacttccttcccctgcctggGACGCCCCAGTCTAGTGTGGTATTGGTTAGACAGCCCTGCTCCACCCCTGCCTGCTCCCCCTCCAGCAGCCACATCCCCCTCCCCAGATCCAGGCAGAGAAGAGGGACCAGCTGGATCCAGGCCCTGATCCCCCTGCAGAGCGAGCGCTGCCTTCCCAGGAGATCGCAGGGCCTGGCCTGCCCCGGCAGCCGCTCCGTGCatagcctggagaaaagttgGAGGCACTTTGTGCGTTCTCTTGCCTGCCATCCCAACCTGCTGGGCGTGAggtgctgccagcctgggagcagggccacagcagcactggagcaggggctggacaaggtgcagggacaggaggagcccctgCCATTCCTGCCACCCCTCCTGTAGCTGTTTGAGAAAGTAAGGGCGACGTGGTTTGCTGCCCCAGGAGAGCACCCTGTGCTCTGAGGGCACACTGCCAACATCCCTACGGGGGAAACACCTCGAGTGGCACATCCTCGTGGGAGAAGTGGTGTGTGGGGTAACCCAGACCGAGAAAAGGGGCTATTTCTGCTATAAAAGTCTTAAGATTCGTCACTACCTTACGTTCAGACGAGGGAGAGCTGATCAGGCTGAGAACGTGTTAGAGTTTCTCAGGCTGCTGCTAGTTCACCATATGTAAGTCCTGTGACCGCACTCCCAGGAGGAATCTGAAATATCAAGTGCACTGGAAAAAGGGGATTgtcagaaaaaacagaaaatagaaatactaCAAAAGCAACATTACTGAGTGGGAACTGGACTGAGCCGCCGCCGCCCGTGGGGTCACACAGTGGTTTCTATAGTCTCGATCACCTCCATCTCGCACTGCGAGGGCGACAGGAGCGGGCACTCGTCCGGCTCCCAGCTGCTATCCGGGCTGTAATCCTCCTCCGAGCTCAGCTCCGCCACCCCCTCCGTGTCCTCGTCACACGACTCCACGTAGTGCACCCCCACGGCGTTGATGCCGGAGTCCTCGGAGCTGGAGGGGGACGAGCAGTGCTCGGGTTTTGGTGTGTCGCTCTCCCTGGGGATGAAGGCGTGGCGGGCGGAGCCCTCCTCGGGCCGGGCCCGGGTCGTGGGGGGCGGCGGCTGCCGCTGCACGTAGCACATCTTGCCGTTGATGCACTTGACGCGGTAGTTGTCGATGAACAGGTCGGcgatggagcagagctggggcgAGGCCGGAGGCAGCGGCGGCTGCAGCGCGGGCGCGACCTTGAGGAAGTGCTCGGTGAGGGACACGGAGATCTGGATGCTGTTGGGCTGCTcgcggggccgcgccgggaTCTCggtgctgggcagctgctccacCGGCGTCATGGGCTGGTACACGTATTTACCTGCGGGAGGCAGAGCGGCAGCACTTCAGCTCTGTGGGGTGGGGCCCTTGGCCCTCAGGAAccaccaggcagcagctgctgcgtTCAGTGCCCTCCGGGTGTTCGTCCCCTCCTGGCACGGATCCTCTGACACCAGGTGacctcccacagcccagccctgcccctccctcaAGGCCATCACTAACTCCACAAAATTCACTCCAGGGGCACAACTCCATAGCCAAGAGGTGGGACAGAGGCCAAGGCAGCCCACACCCCTTTCTAGGAGAAAGAAAACCGACAAGATGCTCAGAGGCTTTTTTTCTCTCGACTGAGCAGAGCATTTCTATGTTACATCTTTGTTACAATGATCAAAATTTTATTATACTATTATTATTCCAATAAGTCTCCCTGCACGTGTTtccatgttctttttttccctggggtCTAAATCGTGTTTTTCTGTATTATAAACCAGAGATCATACATGACTGCAATTACAATTTTAAGGCAGAAAATAAGGGCACTTCCAGGCTACAGAAATGCTTTTGGCATCCTGATTATCTGGTTAAGTAGTAAGAAAATAGGATTATGTTGGTTCTATTGAGCAGAACAAAGTGTGAACTGAACATCGttagtaaaagaaataaataagagAGCAGAAAATTGGGACTATGTTAGGAAAAACTGAGAAACCCGAGGCTATGCCTAAGACtgtaaaatgctgcattttatttGCATGAAGCCTCTGAAAGATTCATGTCTCCCCAGGGGCTCATCCGCTGGGAAAGCACGAATTTCCAGGCACCGTGtgagtgctggggctgtgggagatTTTGCTGCACTCTTTGCAAAGGCTTTGCCCGAGCAGCAGATGCTGCCCAAGGGCTGTTTGTGCGACCCGGACGGGGGCAGCTCCTGCATCGGGGAACGCTGGGCTGGGATCGgccactgctgctgtgcccagaatTGCCCACTGCTTTGGAAAGCACAGAATGGCCTGGATTGGGAGTGACCACAAAGATCACCGAGCTCCAACTCcttgccacgggcagggacacctcccactagaccacCTCGCACTGAGCCCCAAGGAGGGGCTCGCTCCCCCTGCCATTCCCCTCTGTAGGAAAGAAACCCCGCTCTGCTCAGTCTGGGGATCCCTGCGAGCCTCGGGAGGAGCTGAGACAGCGCTGGCACCGCGAGGGCTGCGCGATGCTCCGGCTGTGCCCGGCTCTGCCAGGCCCACGCACAGGCTGCGCTCTGCCAGCGCGGCGGGGACGTCACCGGGGAACCTCGGGAAGgcttttccctccctgctgtgctgctggaaggaaaacGACTCGTGTGCAAGTCGGCCGGGACTCCCCAGCCCAGCGCCCAGGGCCGGGGAGAGGAGCGGGCAGGCAGATCGGAGCATCCCGCGGTGCGGGAGCGGCTGCGGGGTCGGCAGTGCCCGGGACAGGCTCCGAGGAGCGAGCACCGGGAATGCCGGGCAGGAAAACCCACCCGTGCGCCTGGGGagagagcaggcagagcagcgAGCCGGCGGGAATGGGGAGGAACAGCTTGGGAACAAGGTCTGAGCAGCTCCCCTGGAATTCCTCAACAAATGCCTTCTCCCTGCGATCTGTGGAGCGGTGATTGTTAACAGAGCAGCGGGAAAAGCTCAGGGACAGCAAACCAAGCTTTTCCCCCGCCTGCTTACAACCGGatgacagaaaatacaaagccatcctctccccctgccctccttTCATTGTGCCGTGGCGTGGTTCCCACACTCGCTGTggctcagcagggcagagctctgtgccCCTCAGACCAGCAGCCCCGGCTTGGGCAGCCGTCCAGTGATGGGCTCTCCCGGGTGCTCCTCAGACCCTGCTGacagcacttccctgggaagctcCTGCCCCTCGCAGCCGCAGAGCCCACGGCTCCCTGCCATCCGCTGCTTCCCAGAAACCCTGCTGGGAAATTCATGAACGTTCCACGTGCCCTGCCTTGCAGAGCCCCCCAGCTGatattgctgtgctgctggctgggacAGTGTCTGATAAATTCAGCTCAGGGAAACCAGAGTGCAGCCTGCCCTTGCCTCAAACCACAATGCTTTATTTATCCATAGATCCCGAGTGCTTCTGTGTGGACTCCTATCCCGTTCCACTGACAGCCAGATACTGGAGAAAAACATTTCCCCAAGTCAGTTTTGTGCCACCTCTATTTGAAGCATCCAAGGTAGGCCCTGGTAAAAGGTTTTAACAGAGTCAAGAAAAACGTTACCTGCACAACAGGACTTTATTTCTTCACTTCAAACAGCCCCAAGTGCTGGCAGGAGGCTGGGGGATGTTGGGAGAAGGCAGTGGATTTAAGCCAAGGAAGCTTACAGCATGGACATGGAATGGTGAAGCAAAGCTTCAGCAGTTCCActgttgttgctgtttgtttttccccttttgggaaaagaggagaggaggtggcaggggcagctgagcATTGAGGGAGCTCAGCGGGTCGTTCTCTGCTGTCACAGAACTGCCCTGCTGGCTCTAattgcagggcaggagcagaggattCAGAGCCTGACTGTGTCACCTCACAGAGACTGAAATGCTTTCCTCACGTTCCAAGgacaagctctgccagggatttggccaacagaaaacaaagaggatTTAATACATGAACTGATTTGACCATTTCTTTAGAATTCTGGTACAAGTTTGTCAAGTTTCAGCTGGTTTTAGGGGCAAGTTTGTTTGTCCTAGACACATTAAACTAGTTGTAAAGATGCCCAGGTGCTTAGAGCTGGGGCTGTCAGCCTGGATCACAGACAGAGCTGTGCTCACAGCCTCGGTTACCACGGCTCACCCCACATACTGCACGGAAACGCAGCAGCTGGGATGCAGCCTATGAAAAATATatgcagaaatttaaaaataagatcaccccctgcccctgcagcttGCAGGATTGCCAGGCATGAATTTTGCATAGAAAACGATCCCAGAATTCAAGCCCCAAGTTCTCTTACAATCCATCTCAATCTGATCACACACCCGTGGCAACCAACAGCAGTATTTTTGCTGACTGGGAACAGCTGGCAGCAGTCTGTGATAACACAGTGTTTGGAGCACCTATTCTGCTCCACCCCATTTAGTGTGCTAGCACGGGATTCATTGCCTATTTATTCCAACCAAGTGGGCTGGAGagctctgtgcctgtgctgaTGGATGCTCCTGAGGTGACAGTGCTGTGCACAGGCACGGGTGCCACACCATCACTGCTTGGTTGGGGTCactccccagtgctgcccacgctgcaggcagggaaggaaaacactgtGCCTGTCAAACACATGTCCAAAAATCCAATTTCCAGTCCTGTGGAAAGCAATTTGCTGCACTGGCAGAAGTTTGGGAAGTTCTCAAGCTGCTGTGAAGAAGCCTCACAGTCCTGCCTCTGCAGTTCCATCGCCGTGGCAAAAGGGCTCGGGGGAGACAAGAGCCTGTTCCAACCCTGGGAACAGCAACTATGAAATTGAGCTCTGCCAAATGAGTGTCATGGGAAGTTCCAGTTGTCCATGACAGCCACAGTGAGATGATGAAATGAGAGACCCCAGGAGCAGGTCTGCAGGGTACACTGAACCCTttgtgcccccagagctgccccaagaCCTCATTTGAAGGTGCTCTGCCCTCGCAGGGACTTCTCCATCCACAGTGCACCTCCTGTCTGACCcatggcagtgacagcagcttGTGCATGACCAGAAAGGGCTGATTGTCTCtccatttcttcctccttcagctgccccttgtgccagCCCACAAACCAACCCCCCGGGGGCCTGGCACGCACCAAAGCCGATGCTCAGCTGCAGAACAACTATTCCAACGTGTCCAAggaagggctgggcagtgctcatctccctgctgctctgtgcacagCAACACGAGTTCCACTGCCAAATGGGATGGATGCTGTTCCCCCAAGCCTTGGCTCTGTGCCCCCAGGGAGcctgccagcagggcaggggccagcagggcaggggccagcagggcaggggccagcagggaaggggccagcagggcagggagctcgAGCATCACCTGCACATCTCCAGCAAACTCAGGCAACCGGGAACACTTTTTATGTTTGTGGCATTGATAACCAGAACTATGTGGCTGACTGATTGGAAGCTGTATCATAGAGCTTCCTGCTTCCAAAAACCCAAATCAGGCCTTGAGAAGCAAGCCCTGAGGTCCCTTCTCTCTGATCCTCTGCTAATTGGGCAGTCTGTGTGCATCCTCACCAAACAGACACAGCAGCAATTTCCGGGGCTAATACAAAATAACTTAACCATGAAATaagcagaggtgctgctggaagATTTTCTTCTCCACTTCCCTCCGTCCCAGCATTCTGGTTTCCCTCTGACACTCATTAATGTGCTTGGCATATTGAAAAAACATAAATCCATCTTTCAGGAGAGAGGTTGGTCATAAACTCTGACGCTTTACCCTCTCAAAGTGTTACCTTGGACGACCTCGCCCTCATAAATAACAACCTGAGTTGCACTGCACTTCAGAAAACAGAGAGCTGTGGCTCTGACAGTCAGCAATACGTACCATGGGTATCTCTTCACATGCAAGGCACTTAGACATCTAttaactgaaacagaaaagctttttttcataTGTATTCTTCCCCCTGCAGCTGTTTGAACAAATATTTCTCCAGCCTCCCATCTGCCAGCTCATGTATCTCCAAAAATCAGCAAGGTTAACGAAGACCTGCTAATTGCACTCTATTGAATGTGACCTGGCTCAGCTTAGGAACTGCTGCCACGTGGGCTGAGCTCTTGTGGTGGAAGTCCAGAGTGAGGTGGGTGGCAGGAGAGCTGGCTCTGATCCCAGGGAATCTCTCCATGCCTCTGACTGTGCTGTATCCTCCAGGGAGGCTGAAGCTGGGACCCCAAGGCTGAGGAAGGCCCCCCTAAGGTGTGTGAGGGGTGTGTGCTCTCAGCTCCCATGGCTCAAGAGCAGGCAACTGTTCCTGGGCTGCTGGTGACTTGGTGCTGCTTGAACCTGCACCTGTGGAACAGCAGAGGGATCCTCTGCTGTGAAGTCCAATGGAATTCTCACTCCAGCTGTGCCAAACCTTCCTGTTGCCACACACAACCTGCCAAGATCATCAGCTCACACAGGAGGGGAATTGGTCCCACCACGAAGGACATAACAAATGCTAATTAAATACCAGGTAGCTCTGAAGCAGGGAAGGCAAAGCAAGCATTGCTGATGCCTGTGTGAGaggaggcagcactgccctgcaggggctcTACACCATCCAGAGAGagctccctgcacagctgctctgggtgtgGGAACCccgggcagcagctgctccagcactggcGTTTGTCACAGCGAGAGATGGACAACTCCCAAGCACTCTTCCAGTGGCACTTCTTCCTTACCTCATGCGTGTGGCAGGACAGTCAAGTCTGGTTGTTTGGGAAGATGCACAGTGACTGAGAAAGCTGGTctggcaggaggtgacagctCTGGGCTGGAGTGGTGCCCTGCTGCCTGTGTTGGCACAGCAGCCCAAGGACTGTCACACCCACTGAGTTCCAGGGTCCCCAAGGCAGTGAGGGGCACAGatttgccagcccagcccacagctggTCTGTGCAGGGGAAGGAACCAGGTATGGCTTCACCATGGACAAGGCAGAGCCTCGAGGCAGGTGGGGGTTTCCTCCTTCACAGGCCCAAGCAAAGCTCACTGCCCTCACCTGGGGGTGTTTACTGAGGGGCACTGCGCCCCTCAGCCTGCTGGAGGTGCCCACCATGGCTGCTGCTcagaggggctcaggggggcaccattcctgctgctcagagGGGCTCAGTGAAGTTCCATTCCTTGGGAAGGTGCTGGCTCCACAtcattcctgctgctcagggggGCTCATGGAGCACATTC
This is a stretch of genomic DNA from Pithys albifrons albifrons isolate INPA30051 chromosome 11, PitAlb_v1, whole genome shotgun sequence. It encodes these proteins:
- the C11H3orf70 gene encoding UPF0524 protein C3orf70 homolog, giving the protein MSGAAAAKSEKLDEAQALARSCAGRPDFQPCDGLSLCATHSHGRCFRLHWCCHLGWCHCKYVYQPMTPVEQLPSTEIPARPREQPNSIQISVSLTEHFLKVAPALQPPLPPASPQLCSIADLFIDNYRVKCINGKMCYVQRQPPPPTTRARPEEGSARHAFIPRESDTPKPEHCSSPSSSEDSGINAVGVHYVESCDEDTEGVAELSSEEDYSPDSSWEPDECPLLSPSQCEMEVIETIETTV